Proteins found in one Pirellulales bacterium genomic segment:
- a CDS encoding prepilin peptidase: protein MLPYLHELISLLPALWLAWCAVFGACIGSFLNVVIYRLPRQMSLSWPGSHCPRCRVPIRWYDNIPLLSWALWLRGKCRHCQAGISARYPAVELTVALIWWGLAWALVSAPQARFLADPATVWPAIPPQVSLPGNPAESSPFDPVPTMLVPANPQLLRNLLQWLASSLYLTGTLAAVLIAWDGLSPPRLFGLGTLICGIAALALTNFVTPAYFVASLAGMLLLFIWLQTRNLSPKVPRP, encoded by the coding sequence ATGCTCCCCTATCTGCATGAACTGATCAGTTTACTTCCCGCGCTTTGGCTGGCGTGGTGCGCGGTGTTCGGGGCCTGCATCGGCAGTTTCTTAAACGTGGTCATTTACCGCCTGCCGCGGCAAATGAGCCTGAGCTGGCCTGGATCGCACTGCCCCCGCTGTCGAGTGCCGATCCGCTGGTATGACAATATTCCCCTATTAAGCTGGGCGTTGTGGCTGCGGGGAAAATGCCGCCATTGCCAGGCGGGCATTTCCGCCCGCTACCCAGCGGTGGAATTGACCGTGGCCCTCATTTGGTGGGGTTTGGCCTGGGCCTTGGTAAGCGCTCCGCAAGCTCGCTTTTTAGCCGATCCCGCGACCGTCTGGCCAGCCATCCCTCCGCAAGTCTCTCTCCCCGGTAATCCAGCGGAATCATCCCCCTTTGACCCCGTTCCCACGATGCTCGTTCCCGCAAATCCACAACTTTTACGCAATTTATTGCAGTGGTTGGCGTCCTCCCTGTATTTGACCGGCACCTTGGCAGCAGTGTTAATCGCCTGGGATGGGCTGTCACCTCCCCGGCTTTTTGGCTTGGGGACTTTAATCTGTGGGATTGCGGCGCTGGCTCTCACGAATTTTGTGACCCCGGCATATTTTGTGGCTAGTTTGGCAGGGATGTTGCTGCTGTTTATCTGGCTGCAGACGAGAAATCTTTCGCCAAAAGTCCCTCGCCCATGA
- a CDS encoding HEAT repeat domain-containing protein codes for MTTGLDNTWKILGDTANEAADEVLVAALDAESPQIRAGAFQALLRRPISRRHVLIMERWHTFDDTWRGMLCEHGERLEAIIRPAILSTSPDLCENGCQAVLWLRNFDLLPALLNAAIDTGNPQQDRAGKTLLQLVELFYEDLAGAREHQTRRDPQRLRDQWVGLFEQALGRFSIHRSLPVLESFLILTHRDNPTLKQILNDPLQSAFSPSLEILTHNTRGGILRLLLSFLDDPHAPSAALAALAHRGDAKFIEYLLRKIGYEPSAGVAANLRRIDSIPWLQGDLQWISRLDEAQQQAVATLALRANIKRASALRVLEFVLLHGQPAARRAAARQLSEFQGTEANKLLLRGLSDPDPQVRAHLLKQLRPRGLPGAISLLLKALQSPAAVEREAARECLREFSFKRLVAVFDTLDEQSRQNTARIVAQVDPHTSAGLRDEFRSLSRSRRLKAVAITQLLNLAEEQEAELTRLLRDEDHLVRAAAVRALALCDTESARDALEAALTDRSSVVQEAAASSLQDLNFSAPLPPLPPWEQEPVPQ; via the coding sequence GTGACGACAGGTCTCGATAATACGTGGAAGATCTTGGGCGATACCGCGAACGAAGCGGCCGACGAGGTGCTCGTCGCCGCCTTGGACGCCGAATCGCCGCAAATCCGCGCGGGGGCGTTTCAGGCGCTCTTGCGGCGACCCATCTCGCGCCGCCATGTGCTGATCATGGAACGGTGGCACACGTTTGACGACACTTGGCGGGGCATGCTGTGCGAGCATGGCGAGCGACTCGAGGCGATCATTCGTCCGGCGATCTTGTCCACCTCGCCGGACTTGTGCGAAAACGGCTGCCAGGCGGTGCTATGGCTGCGAAACTTTGACCTGCTCCCCGCGCTGCTCAACGCCGCCATTGACACAGGCAACCCGCAACAAGACCGCGCCGGAAAAACGCTGCTGCAACTGGTGGAACTATTTTACGAGGATCTGGCCGGAGCGCGCGAACACCAAACCCGCCGCGATCCGCAGCGGCTGCGCGACCAATGGGTGGGATTGTTTGAACAAGCTCTGGGCAGATTTAGTATCCACCGCTCGCTGCCGGTGCTCGAGTCCTTTTTGATTTTAACCCACCGGGATAATCCCACGCTCAAACAGATTTTAAACGATCCATTACAAAGCGCGTTCAGTCCCTCGCTGGAAATACTGACGCATAATACACGCGGGGGGATTTTACGGTTACTGCTTAGCTTCTTGGACGATCCGCATGCCCCGTCGGCGGCGCTGGCGGCGCTCGCCCATCGGGGGGACGCCAAATTTATCGAGTATCTGCTGCGCAAAATTGGCTACGAACCCTCCGCGGGAGTCGCTGCCAATTTACGCCGCATCGATAGCATCCCCTGGCTGCAGGGGGATTTGCAATGGATTTCCCGCCTGGACGAGGCGCAGCAACAAGCCGTCGCCACCCTGGCCCTGCGGGCCAATATCAAACGCGCCTCCGCGCTGCGGGTACTGGAATTTGTGCTGCTGCACGGTCAACCCGCCGCCCGCCGCGCCGCGGCCCGCCAGTTGAGCGAATTTCAGGGAACCGAAGCCAACAAGCTGTTATTGCGGGGCTTGTCCGATCCAGACCCGCAGGTTCGCGCGCACCTGCTGAAACAACTGCGCCCGCGCGGCTTGCCGGGGGCGATTAGTTTATTGCTCAAGGCGCTGCAATCCCCCGCAGCCGTCGAACGGGAAGCCGCCCGCGAATGTCTGCGGGAATTTAGTTTTAAGCGGCTGGTCGCGGTCTTTGACACCCTGGACGAGCAATCGCGACAAAACACCGCGCGGATCGTCGCCCAGGTGGATCCCCACACCTCGGCGGGATTGCGGGATGAGTTTCGCTCTTTGTCGCGTTCGCGCCGGCTCAAGGCGGTGGCTATCACCCAACTACTGAACCTAGCCGAAGAGCAAGAGGCGGAGTTGACGCGATTATTGCGGGACGAGGACCACCTGGTACGGGCGGCGGCGGTGCGGGCCTTGGCCCTGTGCGATACCGAATCCGCCCGCGACGCCCTGGAAGCGGCGCTGACCGACCGCAGCAGCGTGGTCCAGGAAGCCGCCGCCAGCAGTCTCCAAGACTTAAACTTTTCGGCTCCGTTGCCCCCGCTTCCCCCCTGGGAACAGGAGCCCGTCCCCCAATGA
- a CDS encoding MMPL family transporter has protein sequence MIATTLTQRLLAGWVAKRWVWLLLAVAVAAVCWPIARNLRFEQKLEAMFAPDDPLLVDLRQFQKLFGAQEVLLAAYTEAEGLSPATFPRLREITANLAAAVPGVRVQSLSNTPFGEQILDEGNTRAAALRSLLTGYLISADRQTVAVICLLPRREELLALQAKMPPPALAEDLTKLLKLTPSELRNTAVDRLRGVIGKYPNGTLAGEPVMLVDGFRSLEQDGLWLEWLSTGLILLVIFAFVRSWRWLILPLALVQLTLLATRAYLATAGFQLSMVSSMLSAMITIVGVATIMHLIVRYQSAVSDGETPSAALIFATRELFWPICGALATDVIGFGSLLLSRVGPVHDFGLMTALGSALVLPMGALLVPGIALWGKRINHDGMAAKSESTEMQNSHKSPAHGHHSGLTKGLAGLWLTIEKAPYRWLLGVLVLASGAVWCSTWLTVETDFTKNFRSDSELVRSYEFVESRLGGAGVWDLLVPLPENLTLAELSRVRELQQELQTITVPGELTDAAEPGLTKVLSLVDMLNAVSPVPLAGQTDNVFTRGGLAAALELLRLQMPDLYKTLTTVETRPGGNVRWLRIMLRSKERQSAQHKLAIISRVRELAEKHFGGDQTASSPAGRGQSAAMPPPVVTGFYVLLTHLVDSLLADQWVTFAVATGGIALLLIVSFRSLRLAVIAIVPNALSIYLMLGTLGLLGLRINMGTVMIAAVSMGLSVDSSIHYLVAYNRLRRRGLGVSRAILAVEQSTGQAMVLATLALVVGYSALTASQFVPTIYFGALSGLTMLGGMLGNLIVLPLLLRVTERG, from the coding sequence ATGATCGCCACCACCTTGACACAACGATTGTTGGCGGGCTGGGTTGCCAAGAGGTGGGTGTGGCTGCTCTTGGCGGTGGCCGTAGCGGCGGTCTGCTGGCCTATCGCGCGAAATCTGCGGTTTGAGCAAAAGTTGGAGGCGATGTTTGCCCCCGATGATCCGCTGCTGGTTGATTTGCGACAATTTCAGAAATTATTTGGAGCCCAAGAAGTATTGCTGGCGGCCTATACCGAGGCCGAGGGTCTTTCGCCCGCCACGTTCCCCCGCTTGCGTGAAATAACGGCAAACCTGGCCGCCGCCGTGCCGGGCGTGCGGGTCCAAAGTCTAAGCAACACCCCGTTTGGAGAGCAAATCCTGGACGAAGGGAACACCCGCGCCGCCGCGCTGCGATCGCTATTGACGGGATACCTGATTAGCGCCGATCGGCAAACCGTGGCGGTGATCTGCCTATTGCCCCGGCGGGAGGAATTGCTGGCCTTGCAGGCAAAAATGCCCCCTCCGGCCCTAGCGGAGGATTTGACTAAATTGTTAAAACTCACGCCCAGCGAACTGCGCAATACCGCCGTGGATCGCCTGCGGGGAGTTATCGGAAAGTATCCCAATGGGACATTGGCTGGCGAACCGGTAATGTTGGTGGATGGGTTTCGCTCTTTGGAACAAGACGGGCTATGGCTGGAATGGCTGAGCACCGGGCTGATCCTGCTCGTGATTTTTGCGTTTGTGCGTTCCTGGCGGTGGCTGATCTTGCCGTTGGCGCTAGTGCAATTGACACTCCTCGCCACGCGGGCCTATCTGGCCACCGCGGGCTTTCAACTATCCATGGTTAGCTCCATGCTTTCGGCCATGATCACGATCGTGGGCGTGGCGACGATCATGCATTTGATCGTCCGTTATCAGTCGGCGGTAAGCGACGGCGAAACCCCCTCGGCTGCGTTAATCTTTGCCACGCGGGAGCTGTTTTGGCCAATTTGCGGCGCGTTGGCGACGGATGTGATTGGCTTTGGGTCGCTGTTATTGTCGCGGGTGGGACCGGTGCACGACTTTGGTCTGATGACCGCCCTGGGAAGCGCGCTGGTGCTGCCGATGGGCGCGCTTTTGGTGCCTGGGATCGCGCTGTGGGGAAAGCGTATCAATCATGACGGCATGGCAGCCAAAAGCGAATCGACCGAGATGCAAAATTCACACAAAAGCCCCGCCCACGGCCACCATAGCGGGTTGACAAAGGGCTTGGCGGGGTTGTGGCTGACGATCGAGAAAGCCCCGTATCGCTGGCTTTTGGGCGTGCTGGTATTAGCCAGTGGAGCGGTCTGGTGTTCGACCTGGCTGACCGTGGAGACCGACTTTACCAAAAATTTTCGGTCCGATAGTGAGTTGGTCCGTTCGTATGAGTTTGTGGAGTCCCGTCTGGGAGGCGCGGGCGTGTGGGATTTGCTGGTGCCGCTGCCGGAAAACCTGACGCTGGCGGAGTTGTCGCGCGTGCGGGAATTGCAGCAAGAGTTGCAAACAATCACCGTCCCCGGAGAATTGACCGACGCGGCCGAACCGGGTCTAACCAAGGTGCTTAGTCTGGTTGATATGCTAAACGCCGTGTCGCCGGTCCCGCTGGCGGGCCAGACGGATAATGTGTTTACCCGTGGGGGTCTGGCGGCGGCGCTGGAACTATTACGGCTACAAATGCCCGATTTGTACAAAACACTGACGACGGTTGAAACACGCCCGGGCGGCAACGTGCGTTGGCTGCGAATAATGTTGCGGTCGAAGGAGCGACAATCAGCCCAACACAAGTTGGCGATTATCTCGCGGGTACGGGAACTGGCTGAAAAGCACTTTGGCGGGGATCAAACGGCAAGCAGTCCAGCGGGAAGGGGCCAGAGCGCCGCCATGCCTCCACCGGTGGTCACGGGCTTTTATGTGCTACTAACGCATCTGGTGGATAGCTTACTGGCCGATCAATGGGTGACGTTTGCCGTGGCAACCGGGGGAATCGCACTCTTGCTGATTGTAAGTTTTCGCAGCTTGCGGCTGGCAGTGATCGCCATTGTGCCCAACGCGTTGTCGATTTATCTGATGCTGGGAACGCTGGGGCTGTTGGGCTTGCGGATTAATATGGGCACGGTGATGATCGCGGCGGTGTCGATGGGATTGTCGGTTGATTCGTCGATCCATTACCTGGTGGCGTACAACCGCCTGCGACGGCGGGGGTTGGGTGTGTCGCGGGCGATCCTGGCGGTGGAGCAAAGCACTGGCCAGGCGATGGTGCTGGCCACGCTGGCGCTAGTCGTGGGTTATTCGGCGTTGACCGCCAGCCAGTTCGTGCCGACGATCTACTTTGGCGCGCTATCGGGTTTGACAATGCTGGGGGGGATGCTGGGCAACCTGATCGTCCTGCCGCTGCTGTTACGCGTGACGGAACGAGGGTAG
- a CDS encoding TatD family hydrolase, with translation MQYFDPHIHMVSRTTDDYETLARMGCVGMSEPAFWAGFDRGSVEGFRDYFRQLTQFEPVRAGWSHLQHYTWLCINAKEAENVRLSREVIGMIPEFLNQPGVLGIGEIGLNKNTRNEAIVFLEHVQLAEKLGEQILIHTPHLEDKHVGTRMILDMLRDFGDLPHHRVLVDHVEEHTIRPVLEEGYWAGMTLYPVSKCTPERAVDMVEMYGPERLLVNSAGDWGPSKPTAVPDFIMAMRKRGHPESLIRGIVYDNPLAFFSQSARFQFTPRA, from the coding sequence ATGCAATATTTTGATCCCCATATTCACATGGTCTCGCGCACCACGGACGATTACGAGACCTTGGCGCGCATGGGCTGCGTGGGGATGAGCGAACCGGCGTTTTGGGCCGGTTTTGACCGGGGCAGCGTCGAGGGATTTCGCGACTACTTTCGCCAACTCACCCAGTTCGAGCCGGTCCGCGCTGGCTGGTCGCACTTGCAACACTACACGTGGTTGTGCATCAATGCCAAAGAGGCCGAAAACGTGCGGTTGTCGCGGGAAGTCATCGGCATGATTCCTGAATTTTTGAATCAGCCGGGCGTCCTGGGGATCGGGGAAATCGGGCTGAATAAAAACACCCGCAACGAAGCGATCGTCTTTCTCGAGCATGTGCAACTGGCCGAAAAGCTGGGGGAGCAGATATTGATCCACACGCCGCATCTGGAGGATAAGCATGTGGGAACGAGGATGATTCTGGATATGCTGCGGGACTTTGGCGACTTGCCCCATCACCGCGTGTTGGTGGACCATGTGGAGGAACACACTATCCGCCCCGTGCTGGAAGAAGGATATTGGGCGGGAATGACGCTGTACCCGGTCAGCAAATGCACGCCCGAACGGGCGGTCGACATGGTTGAGATGTACGGTCCCGAACGTTTGCTGGTGAATAGCGCGGGGGACTGGGGACCGTCAAAGCCGACCGCCGTGCCGGACTTTATCATGGCGATGCGAAAACGAGGCCATCCGGAATCGCTGATCCGCGGGATTGTGTATGACAATCCGCTGGCGTTTTTTAGCCAATCCGCGCGATTCCAGTTTACGCCACGGGCGTGA
- a CDS encoding sugar phosphate isomerase/epimerase family protein, whose protein sequence is MFRNSRRQFLSQGALLAGAIASGSIDLATGHLPMATAIEPIRRAAPAQWKYSLAAYSYRDLFGKSATSPSTPPDKTAAIDPAFTLYDFVDDCARLGCHGTELTSYYFSPTVTAAELQNLRRHCFRQGLEVSGTAVGNDFGKADKTARDAEIASVKTWIDRAALLGAPVIRIFAGNLPGGTDHTAGIAQIVSCIEECCDYAGRHGIHLALENHGGPTATAEGLLEIVRRVNSPWFGVNLDTGNFHSENLYDELARCAPYALNVQVKVATSGPDGKKTPTDYPRLGKILRDAGYRGYVVLEYEEGGDPRAACQEHFAAMRKGMEA, encoded by the coding sequence ATGTTTCGCAATTCTCGTCGCCAATTTTTGTCCCAGGGCGCTCTGTTAGCAGGTGCAATTGCCAGCGGGTCAATTGACCTGGCCACGGGGCACTTGCCCATGGCGACTGCGATTGAGCCAATCCGTCGGGCGGCCCCAGCGCAGTGGAAGTACAGTCTGGCCGCCTATAGTTATCGCGATCTGTTTGGCAAATCGGCAACATCCCCATCCACCCCGCCCGACAAAACCGCCGCGATCGATCCCGCCTTTACATTATATGATTTTGTGGATGATTGTGCCCGCCTGGGTTGCCACGGGACGGAACTGACGTCGTATTACTTTTCGCCAACGGTTACCGCCGCCGAGTTGCAAAATTTGCGCAGGCATTGCTTTCGTCAGGGATTGGAGGTGTCCGGCACCGCGGTGGGAAATGACTTTGGCAAAGCCGATAAAACAGCCCGCGACGCGGAAATTGCCAGCGTAAAAACCTGGATCGACCGTGCGGCGCTCCTGGGCGCGCCGGTGATTCGCATCTTTGCGGGAAATTTACCTGGCGGGACGGATCATACCGCTGGCATCGCCCAGATAGTCAGTTGTATCGAGGAATGCTGCGACTACGCGGGAAGACACGGCATTCACCTGGCGCTGGAAAATCATGGCGGGCCGACCGCCACGGCGGAGGGCTTGTTGGAAATTGTGCGAAGGGTCAACAGTCCCTGGTTCGGGGTGAATTTGGACACGGGGAATTTTCACAGTGAAAACCTATATGACGAGCTAGCCCGCTGCGCTCCGTACGCCCTCAATGTGCAAGTCAAAGTCGCCACCAGCGGCCCGGATGGCAAAAAAACGCCCACGGATTATCCGCGGTTGGGCAAAATCTTGCGTGACGCGGGATATCGCGGCTACGTGGTGCTGGAATATGAAGAAGGCGGGGATCCCCGCGCGGCCTGCCAGGAGCATTTTGCGGCCATGCGGAAAGGAATGGAAGCGTAG